A region of candidate division KSB1 bacterium DNA encodes the following proteins:
- a CDS encoding MBL fold metallo-hydrolase: MAKVESNFIKFLGTAGARYVVARQLRSSAGIWMNIKGDDVLLDPGPGTLVKCCASRPKLCPEKLKAIVLTHCHIDHSTDMNVMIEAMTDSGRHKDRIVVVPSEALSGEPVIFSYVRPYLSKIELMSTGAEFNITQNIKLVTPIAHDHPVETYGLKIITSLGVISHIVDSAYFAGLIDAYANSDLLILHVVRYEDKNDRERGILHLTVADAEKIIGEIRPKFAIITHFGMTMIHAKPWEVAKKMTEKIEVPVIAASDGMSFNLNQL, from the coding sequence ATGGCGAAGGTGGAGAGTAATTTTATTAAATTCCTCGGCACTGCAGGTGCTCGGTATGTAGTTGCTCGGCAATTGCGGAGTTCTGCGGGTATTTGGATGAACATCAAAGGAGACGACGTTCTGCTAGACCCAGGGCCAGGAACGCTTGTAAAATGCTGTGCGAGTCGTCCAAAATTATGCCCAGAAAAATTGAAAGCGATCGTGCTCACGCATTGCCATATCGATCACTCAACTGATATGAATGTGATGATCGAAGCAATGACCGATAGTGGCCGACATAAAGATCGGATCGTTGTCGTACCCTCGGAGGCGCTCTCTGGCGAGCCAGTGATTTTCAGCTATGTTCGCCCGTATCTTTCAAAAATTGAATTGATGAGCACTGGAGCCGAATTTAACATAACCCAAAACATAAAGCTCGTAACCCCCATCGCTCATGATCATCCAGTAGAAACCTATGGTTTAAAAATCATAACATCTTTAGGTGTGATTTCTCATATCGTAGACAGTGCTTATTTCGCTGGCCTCATTGATGCCTATGCAAACTCTGATCTGTTAATTTTGCATGTGGTTCGCTATGAGGATAAAAATGATCGCGAGAGAGGAATTCTTCATTTGACTGTTGCCGATGCTGAAAAAATTATCGGAGAAATTCGACCAAAATTTGCCATTATCACCCATTTTGGTATGACCATGATCCACGCCAAACCTTGGGAAGTGGCAAAGAAAATGACTGAAAAAATTGAAGTCCCTGTCATTGCTGCCAGCGATGGAATGAGTTTTAATTTAAATCAATTATAG
- the dcd gene encoding dCTP deaminase produces the protein MILSDKTIRQYLKDGKLVIEPLEDIQIQPGSVDFRLGNHYLKIAQHRTAILDLVTRPEYEELIQDEVIIPPHSFLLATTREFVKLPNDLTAFVEGRSSIGRLGLFIQNSGWVDPGFEGEITIELYNANILPIKLVSGIRICQLVFAKLDQPAANPYSGKYQGQRKATGSRVMEDVEFHK, from the coding sequence ATGATCCTTTCAGACAAAACCATTCGACAATATTTAAAAGATGGAAAGCTGGTTATTGAGCCACTGGAAGATATCCAAATTCAACCAGGCTCAGTTGATTTCCGTCTGGGAAATCATTATCTAAAAATCGCCCAACATCGGACGGCTATTCTGGATCTCGTCACAAGGCCAGAATATGAAGAACTCATTCAGGATGAGGTGATTATCCCACCGCACTCCTTTTTGTTAGCGACGACGCGAGAATTTGTGAAATTGCCGAATGATCTAACTGCCTTTGTTGAAGGCCGCAGCTCCATCGGTCGCTTAGGATTATTTATTCAAAATTCTGGCTGGGTCGATCCTGGGTTTGAAGGGGAAATCACCATCGAATTATATAATGCGAATATTCTGCCGATAAAATTGGTCTCAGGGATCCGTATTTGCCAACTTGTGTTTGCGAAATTAGATCAACCTGCCGCAAATCCTTACAGTGGCAAGTATCAGGGACAGCGAAAGGCGACCGGCAGTCGAGTTATGGAGGATGTCGAATTCCATAAATAG
- a CDS encoding cytochrome c biogenesis protein has protein sequence MVIRKVVLFISLVLMVLSITAVFYYAPIERTMGVVQKIFYFHVASAWTGFLAFGVVFVCSILFLWKKRTHFDLWAISSAEIGVIFTSLVLITGPLWAKPVWNTYWTWDPRLTTTLILWLIYLGYLLLRKMITSPEKAAKIGAVYGIIGFIDVPIVYLSIRLWRTLHPGYVMIMAGKGAGLDPHMFQTLMVCLVAFTFLFITLLILRVDIERLTNRIEQIRQISH, from the coding sequence ATGGTTATTAGAAAAGTTGTCTTATTCATCAGCCTGGTTTTGATGGTTTTGAGTATTACTGCGGTTTTCTATTATGCACCAATTGAGCGGACAATGGGGGTTGTTCAAAAAATATTCTATTTTCATGTTGCTTCCGCGTGGACTGGTTTTTTAGCATTCGGAGTGGTTTTCGTTTGCAGCATATTATTTTTGTGGAAAAAAAGAACACATTTCGATCTTTGGGCAATTAGTTCTGCCGAGATCGGCGTAATTTTTACCAGCTTGGTGCTCATTACAGGGCCGCTGTGGGCCAAACCAGTCTGGAACACTTATTGGACTTGGGATCCACGATTGACTACTACCCTAATTCTCTGGCTTATTTATTTAGGCTACCTTTTACTTCGAAAGATGATCACATCACCTGAGAAAGCTGCGAAAATCGGTGCAGTTTATGGGATCATCGGTTTTATTGATGTGCCCATTGTTTATTTATCGATCCGATTGTGGCGCACATTGCATCCTGGGTATGTCATGATCATGGCTGGTAAGGGCGCTGGTTTGGATCCCCACATGTTTCAGACTCTGATGGTTTGTTTGGTCGCATTTACATTTCTGTTTATCACGCTATTGATCTTGCGGGTTGACATTGAGAGACTAACAAATCGTATTGAACAAATAAGGCAAATTTCTCATTAG
- a CDS encoding tetratricopeptide repeat protein: MLKARKRITKRQIKEDKFVTFYFKAQDFIQQNLNKVLIGLGVFAAIILITLLIIRSKQSAELNASVKLAEANSKLMRGELQPAIDILLNMSEDYSGTRSAARGVYLLAYSYFQKGEFDNAAKYFRKYLDDYGDDPILSSAAYSGLAASLEQQGKFQDAAQNYEKAAIKYSTHFSAPQQLMDAARCYKLINRFADAKRCYEKLIEKYPNSALKSDAEMLLAKLKG; encoded by the coding sequence ATGTTAAAAGCACGAAAGCGGATTACAAAAAGACAAATTAAAGAGGATAAGTTTGTCACATTTTACTTTAAAGCCCAAGATTTTATTCAGCAAAATTTGAATAAAGTACTGATTGGCTTAGGAGTCTTTGCTGCGATCATTTTAATTACGTTGTTGATTATCCGCAGTAAGCAGTCCGCAGAACTAAATGCCTCTGTTAAGCTTGCTGAAGCAAATTCCAAATTAATGCGAGGTGAATTGCAGCCAGCCATTGATATTTTGCTGAACATGAGCGAGGATTATAGCGGAACGCGAAGTGCTGCTCGCGGTGTATACCTGTTGGCCTACTCTTACTTCCAAAAAGGTGAGTTCGACAACGCAGCCAAATATTTTAGAAAGTATCTGGACGATTATGGAGATGATCCCATCCTTAGCAGTGCTGCATACTCCGGTTTAGCGGCTTCTTTGGAGCAGCAGGGAAAATTTCAGGACGCAGCCCAAAACTATGAAAAGGCAGCAATCAAATATTCGACTCATTTTAGCGCACCCCAACAGTTAATGGATGCGGCGCGGTGCTACAAATTGATTAACCGCTTTGCTGATGCAAAGAGGTGTTATGAAAAACTTATTGAGAAATATCCGAACTCAGCACTTAAAAGCGACGCCGAAATGTTGTTGGCAAAATTAAAAGGATAA
- a CDS encoding ribosome maturation factor RimP, which produces MDAILLNEIKNLILPILTSHQVDFIDLELKGRVGAQVLRVFVDTDGGITLDQCVILSREISDALDRRDILPGRYRLEVSSPGLDRPLKSMRDFQRNLGRQVKIKYLDEGGNSVTVIGQIEGVDDDAVVILEDDQQKKITMSKILLAKILPVW; this is translated from the coding sequence ATGGATGCGATTCTGCTAAATGAGATCAAAAATCTAATCCTGCCAATTTTGACATCGCACCAGGTCGATTTTATCGATTTGGAGCTTAAAGGCAGAGTGGGCGCACAGGTATTGCGCGTTTTTGTGGACACAGATGGTGGAATTACGCTGGATCAATGTGTGATTTTAAGCCGAGAAATCTCAGATGCCTTGGATCGCCGCGATATTCTACCTGGTCGTTATCGATTGGAAGTGTCATCTCCAGGTTTGGATCGTCCATTAAAGTCAATGAGAGATTTTCAAAGAAATCTGGGTCGCCAAGTGAAGATCAAATATCTGGATGAAGGGGGGAATAGCGTCACTGTGATCGGGCAAATTGAGGGAGTCGATGATGATGCCGTTGTTATTCTGGAGGATGACCAGCAGAAGAAAATTACTATGTCGAAAATTCTGTTAGCTAAAATTCTACCAGTATGGTAG
- the nusA gene encoding transcription termination factor NusA: MKSEIVEAFNQIVKDKNIDKELLSEILESIMYSIVKKKYGTTDNFNIFVSMDKGEIEICQIKTIVEKVTDSVTEIDLETARKVEPDLEIGDEFLDIIDPSTFGRRLIISAKQNLNQKIREAEKESIYAEYVNRIGEIIIGNIRQINRNDVYLNVDRVEVVLPKKEQIHNEKYRRGENLRVIIKEVNRTSRGPEIIVSRADPSFLIRLFELEVPEIYDGIIEIKGIAREAGDRTKIAVYSNDKRIDAVGACVGMKGVRIQSIVRELNDEKIDIINWSAEPEIYIARALSPAKPVKIIIDEEHKKAVAVIPDHQISLAIGKGGQNKRLASKLTGYEIETIKEYDYSQVISEGKAKEVQLTEIEGLPTSLVSKLIASGYETLKDLMEADREAILKIHGIGPKTIEQIYAVIENLKGGHQKDTE, translated from the coding sequence ATGAAGAGTGAAATTGTTGAAGCCTTCAATCAAATTGTCAAAGATAAGAATATCGATAAGGAGCTTTTGAGTGAGATCCTCGAAAGCATCATGTATTCGATCGTAAAAAAGAAATACGGTACGACGGACAATTTTAATATTTTCGTCAGCATGGACAAGGGGGAGATCGAGATCTGCCAGATTAAAACGATTGTTGAAAAAGTAACTGATTCGGTGACTGAGATCGATTTGGAAACTGCCCGAAAGGTTGAGCCTGATTTGGAAATTGGTGATGAATTTTTAGACATCATCGACCCCTCCACCTTTGGCAGGCGATTGATCATTTCTGCCAAACAGAATTTAAATCAAAAAATCCGAGAGGCCGAAAAGGAGAGCATTTACGCCGAGTACGTAAATAGAATAGGAGAAATCATCATTGGGAATATCCGGCAGATAAATCGGAATGATGTCTATTTGAACGTAGATCGGGTAGAGGTTGTTCTCCCAAAGAAAGAACAAATCCATAATGAAAAATATCGCCGCGGTGAAAATCTCAGGGTCATTATTAAAGAGGTCAATCGGACCAGTCGTGGCCCTGAGATTATCGTTTCGCGAGCTGATCCCAGTTTTTTAATCCGACTATTTGAGTTAGAGGTTCCGGAAATATATGATGGAATCATCGAAATTAAAGGGATTGCCCGTGAGGCGGGGGATCGGACCAAAATCGCTGTTTACTCGAACGATAAGAGAATCGATGCGGTGGGTGCTTGCGTGGGTATGAAAGGAGTTCGGATTCAATCGATCGTGCGGGAGCTGAATGATGAGAAGATTGACATCATTAATTGGTCAGCGGAGCCAGAGATCTACATTGCTCGGGCGCTAAGCCCAGCAAAGCCAGTCAAAATCATTATCGATGAAGAACATAAAAAAGCTGTGGCAGTAATCCCAGATCATCAGATTTCATTGGCCATTGGCAAAGGGGGGCAAAATAAGCGGCTGGCATCCAAATTGACTGGTTATGAAATTGAGACCATTAAAGAATATGATTATTCGCAAGTGATTTCAGAAGGGAAAGCCAAAGAGGTTCAATTGACGGAAATTGAAGGGTTACCGACATCATTGGTGTCAAAACTTATCGCAAGTGGTTATGAAACGCTCAAGGATTTGATGGAGGCCGATCGAGAGGCGATCCTTAAAATCCATGGGATTGGTCCCAAGACCATCGAACAAATATATGCGGTAATCGAAAATTTGAAAGGAGGCCATCAAAAAGATACTGAATAA